The sequence AGGCTGTTAGCTGATACCCAGATACTCCTTGATTCCGCTCACAATCGCTGCGGCCACCTTGTTTTGAAAAGCTTCCGTAAATAGGAGAGCTTCGTCTTTTTTATTGCTGAGATAGCCGCTCTCCAATAGAATTGCCGGCATTTTCGTTTCACGAATAACATGAAAATTGCCGTACTGCACGCCCCGGTCACTGAGTCCAGTTGCCTGCACCAAATATTTATGCATAACAGCGGCAAATGCCTTGCTCTCATCCCGCTTATAATACGTCTCGGTGCCGCTGGCAGCTGTAGTGGGGCTGCTGTTGGCATGCACCGAAACGAACAGGTCTGCGTTCAAGTTATTGGCGATAGCCGCTCGTTCTTTGAGCTCAAGGAAAGTATCATCGCTGCGCGTCAGCACAACCTCGATATTCGTCTCCTGCTTCAGCAGCGCCTCTGCTTTGAGGACTACCGCCAAATTAAAGTTCTTCTCATATTTCCCCGTGACCCCGACCGCGCCGGAATCCTTGGCACCGTGCCCGGCATCCAGTACAACGAGCTTCTTGCCGCCTCTGTCAGGAGGACCCGTAGTTGCATCCGTCCCTGTTCCGCCAGCGGCAGCAGCAGCCACCAATCCTCCAGTGCCATTCAGATCAATGATGGCCAGCTTGGACGACGAATCGGTTGCGGATAAGCTGTAACCGAAATCTTTTGACTCATTCAGTTCGATAACGAACCTCACCATATGAGGATTACTGCTGTATAAAGAATAGCGGATTTCCTTGACATCCGGGTAGCCTGTCGCATCAAGCGTATTCATCTGACCGGACGGCAGGTTCTGTCCAGACCCGAACGAATCGGAGAAGGTAGTATTTGGAATATCAACCACGATTCGAGCGGGACCATCCAGAACGGAAAGCTTAGGCGCCGAATCACCGGATAACGCGATAAGAAGCTGGTTATTGCTAAAGCTAACGCCGTTAACCTTCGTTAAATTGCTTGCGGAGCCGGACGGCGGCACTCCCGCGTTAGTCCCATCTCCCGATGAACTGCCTCCTGTGGATGGAGTGTTGTTTGCAGGCGAGCTGCCGTCAGCGGAAGTTGGCGGCGATGTAATCGTTACCGTCTTCTCCTTGTTATCCCATTCCACCTTTAACCCGAACTGCTCGGAAATGAAACGGATGGGCACAAGCGAGGTATCCGTCCTCAAGACGGGGGCCTCATTAAGAGTTACCTCAATGCCGTCGACTGTCGCTTTTTTTTGGCCGACCGCAAGCGAGACCACTTTACCCTGCTGGTTGATCGTCACCGTCTTGGCGTTCTGGTCCCAGTCCACTTTGTATCCCAAGTTTTGGACAATCATCCGCAGCGGCACCATAACGGTACCGTTCACATTCTCGACCGGGACGCTTTGTCCAGCGGTCAATTCCTTGCCGTCGAGGAAAATCTTGTTGTTTCCAGCAGCGGCATGTCCATTTTCCGGCATTACGAGTACGAACAATAGCACGAGCAGCACAAAACTTAATTTCTTCATTCTTCACCTCTAGGAATCTAGTATTCCGCCCCGGAACGGCGTTCTATGGTGGCATCCGCCCGACAACCTTTGACACTAATTAGACGCCGGACTCTATGAAAAGTTGCGAAAGATTTCCAGCCTATCCGGCGTCTAAGTAGATCGCTGCTCCTTACTAGAAATGAGCCTAAATTCCTAAATATTCAATAATGCCTGCCGCAATTTCCCGAGCCAGTGAATCCTGAAGATCATTGGAAAAAAGCTTCGATTCATCTGACGTATTTGTCAGATAGCCTGACTCCAGCAGCACTGCCGGCATTGAGGTTTCCCTGGTCACATGATAGCTCCTCGTCCTAACCCCGTTGTCCTTGAAGCCGGTTGCCTTCACCAGATGCTTATGCATAACACTGGCTAACGGAAGACTGTCACTGCGGGTGTAATAGGTTTCGCTGCCGTTAACCTTGTACCAATTGGGGGCTGTCCTATCTATCGCATTCGCATGCAGCGATACGAAGAGATTCGCTCCAGCCGCTTCCGCGATATCAACACGATCCTGCAGACCAAGCGTAATATCCTCTGTCCGCGTGTACACAACCGTCACGCGCCCATCGCTCTGCAGCAGAGCTCCAGCCTTTTGAATGACCGCCAGATTGAAGTCTTTCTCCTTCCGTCCTGCCGGGCTAACCGCACCTGAAGCCGAACCGCCATGTCCGGCGTCCAGCACAACCATGGGGTTGCCGCTGCCGCCGCTAGTGGCGCCTCCAGTATCACTTGCATTCAAATCAACGGTGATAAGACCTGTGCTGTCATCAACGCTTAGCCGATAAGGCAATTTTTCCGTCGTCTGAATTTCAAACCGGACGGTGGAAGGAGCGGTACCTGACAACGAATATCCGATAGCGGCTATCAGCGGATATCCCGAAACATCAAGCGTACCTTGGGCAGCTCCTGAGACCGGTCCTCCCCCCGCGAAATCGGACGCCAGCGAAGTGCCCGGCAGCTCCACGATAATTCGGCTCGGATTATCCAGCGTCGTAATATTCGGCTTGACTTTACCGCTAACGGCAATAACCAGTTGATTCGCGCTAAAATCCGCCCCTTTTACCTGTACCGGCGCGCCTGCTGCATTTCCGGCAGAAGACTGAGTAGGCCCGGGCGGTGATGAAGCTGCCCCTGCTACCGTGCCGGTAGTCTGCGACGGCACAGGTGTAGGCGCCGGCGAACTGACGGCCGGACTTGCGGGCGGAGAAGGCACAGCAGCCGGAGAGGTTTCAGGCCCAGCCGGGCTAGGATCTGAAGAATTCCCGGACAGATAGACGATTTTCTCCTTATTGTCCCAGCCGACTCCAAGCCCGAACTGTTCGCCAACGAACCGAATCGGGACGAGAACCGTCCCTCCGGTCTGTTTAGGCGCAGCGTTAAGGCTGAGCGGAACACCGTCCGCATCGGCGTTTTTACTGCCGACAAACAGCTTAATCTCTTTAAAATCCTGACGGATCGTCACTTTACGAATCTTTTGATCCCATAATACTTCATATCCCAGATTCTCCGTTACGACACGGATCGGGATCATGACACTTCCGTTGATGTTCTCGAGCTTAATACCTTGCGGCAGCGCCAGCTCCTGGTTATCCAGCACTATTTTCCCTCGACCTGCCGCCTCCGCGTCTTGCCCGGACCAGACAATCAACACCAGCAGGGGCAACAGCAGCGCGAACATTTTCAGACAAGCCTTCGTCATTCTCTTCTCCCCTTACTCCCTAATTGCAGAATCACTGCGATAAACTCCTGACGCGGGTATTTGCCAAAAGTTACACATCAAACAGCAATTCTAGCCGTGATGTTTATACATTCTGCTATTATAACAAAAAAACTTCCATTTCCGGTGCAGGAAATGGAAGTTTTGTGTAAAAATTTATGAAATTCGTGTGTTTGTTACGCCCAAGCCACTATTAAGCAAAAAGCTTAGCTGCATGCTTCTGCTCATAGGCAGTAATTGCGTCCTCATGCTGCAGCGTCAGACCGATGTCGTCAAGACCTTGCAGCAGGAACTGGCGGCGGTGCTCGTCAATATCGAAGTTGATACTCAGACCATGAGCGTCGCTGATATTGTTGTTCTCGAGATCGACAGTCAGCTCATAGCCTTCATGGGCTGCAGTCCGCTGGAACAGATCTTCCACCTGCTCTTCAGAGAGCTTGATCGGAAGAATGCCGTTCTTGAAGCAGTTGTTGTAAAAAATATCGGCATATGACGATGCGATAATTACCTTAAACCCGTAGTCCAAGATCGCCCACGGAGCATGCTCTCTGGAGGAACCGCAGCCGAAGTTGGCTCTGGAGATCAGGATGGACGCGCCTTTGTAGCGGTCCTGGTTCAGCGCAAATGCCGGATTGTCGTTGCCCGCTTCATCAAAACGCCATTCAAAGAACAGAAATTGTCCGAAACCTGTCCGTTCAATCCGTTTGAGGAACTGCTTCGGAATAATGGCATCCGTATCGACATTGACCCGGTCGACAGGTCCGACAATCCCGGTTAATTTCTTAAAAGCTTCCATCTATATTACCCTCCCGATTATCTCGAATTCTTATGAGCTGACGGCTTCCGTCTTGTAGTTCCAATCCCGCACATCCGTGAAGCGGCCTTTGATCGCAGCTGCGGCAGCCATTGCAGGCGAGACAAGATGTGTGCGTCCCCCGCGTCCTTGGCGGCCTTCAAAGTTCCGGTTGGAGGTCGACGCGCAGCGCTCTCCCGGCTGCAGAATGTCAGGGTTCATCGCCAGACACATGCTGCATCCCGCTTCGCGCCATTCAAAACCGGCTTCCGTGAAAATTTTGTCCAGACCTTCCTTCTCGGCCAGAGCTTTTACTCTTCCCGAACCCGGTACGA is a genomic window of Paenibacillus durus ATCC 35681 containing:
- a CDS encoding N-acetylmuramoyl-L-alanine amidase family protein, which produces MKKLSFVLLVLLFVLVMPENGHAAAGNNKIFLDGKELTAGQSVPVENVNGTVMVPLRMIVQNLGYKVDWDQNAKTVTINQQGKVVSLAVGQKKATVDGIEVTLNEAPVLRTDTSLVPIRFISEQFGLKVEWDNKEKTVTITSPPTSADGSSPANNTPSTGGSSSGDGTNAGVPPSGSASNLTKVNGVSFSNNQLLIALSGDSAPKLSVLDGPARIVVDIPNTTFSDSFGSGQNLPSGQMNTLDATGYPDVKEIRYSLYSSNPHMVRFVIELNESKDFGYSLSATDSSSKLAIIDLNGTGGLVAAAAAGGTGTDATTGPPDRGGKKLVVLDAGHGAKDSGAVGVTGKYEKNFNLAVVLKAEALLKQETNIEVVLTRSDDTFLELKERAAIANNLNADLFVSVHANSSPTTAASGTETYYKRDESKAFAAVMHKYLVQATGLSDRGVQYGNFHVIRETKMPAILLESGYLSNKKDEALLFTEAFQNKVAAAIVSGIKEYLGIS
- a CDS encoding N-acetylmuramoyl-L-alanine amidase — encoded protein: MTKACLKMFALLLPLLVLIVWSGQDAEAAGRGKIVLDNQELALPQGIKLENINGSVMIPIRVVTENLGYEVLWDQKIRKVTIRQDFKEIKLFVGSKNADADGVPLSLNAAPKQTGGTVLVPIRFVGEQFGLGVGWDNKEKIVYLSGNSSDPSPAGPETSPAAVPSPPASPAVSSPAPTPVPSQTTGTVAGAASSPPGPTQSSAGNAAGAPVQVKGADFSANQLVIAVSGKVKPNITTLDNPSRIIVELPGTSLASDFAGGGPVSGAAQGTLDVSGYPLIAAIGYSLSGTAPSTVRFEIQTTEKLPYRLSVDDSTGLITVDLNASDTGGATSGGSGNPMVVLDAGHGGSASGAVSPAGRKEKDFNLAVIQKAGALLQSDGRVTVVYTRTEDITLGLQDRVDIAEAAGANLFVSLHANAIDRTAPNWYKVNGSETYYTRSDSLPLASVMHKHLVKATGFKDNGVRTRSYHVTRETSMPAVLLESGYLTNTSDESKLFSNDLQDSLAREIAAGIIEYLGI
- the leuD gene encoding 3-isopropylmalate dehydratase small subunit, which codes for MEAFKKLTGIVGPVDRVNVDTDAIIPKQFLKRIERTGFGQFLFFEWRFDEAGNDNPAFALNQDRYKGASILISRANFGCGSSREHAPWAILDYGFKVIIASSYADIFYNNCFKNGILPIKLSEEQVEDLFQRTAAHEGYELTVDLENNNISDAHGLSINFDIDEHRRQFLLQGLDDIGLTLQHEDAITAYEQKHAAKLFA